A DNA window from Methanobrevibacter sp. contains the following coding sequences:
- a CDS encoding DUF126 domain-containing protein, whose protein sequence is MIDCRSIAKGKGKGELIVSSEPISFLGGVDPKTGVIIDPTHELKGECIKDKVLFIPGGKGSTVGSYVIFQMMKNNTAPKAIICLNAEPIIATGAIMSDIPMVDSPARTEDLTNGVLVEVDGNVGTIEIL, encoded by the coding sequence ATGATTGATTGTAGAAGTATTGCAAAAGGAAAAGGAAAAGGGGAATTAATTGTTTCATCAGAACCGATTAGTTTTCTTGGTGGTGTTGATCCTAAAACTGGTGTAATAATTGATCCTACTCATGAATTGAAAGGAGAATGTATTAAAGATAAAGTACTGTTTATACCTGGTGGAAAAGGGTCTACTGTTGGCTCTTATGTTATTTTTCAAATGATGAAGAATAATACTGCTCCAAAAGCCATCATATGTCTTAATGCAGAGCCGATTATTGCAACTGGAGCTATCATGTCTGATATTCCGATGGTTGATTCACCTGCCAGAACTGAAGATTTAACCAATGGAGTTCTTGTTGAAGTTG
- the truD gene encoding tRNA pseudouridine(13) synthase TruD — MLNANAYVTAQKGIGGSIRNQYEDFYVEEIPEIVPDGEGPNVYVWIEKLGRTTLDVVLDIARDLHISRKRMGFAGMKDKKAITRQWICIANMDSEEQFQQVENLDIYKTDFLKVVRGRKKLRMGQLKGNKFKILVKDLDDIEKSVDIANEVLKELQSTGVPNYFGWQRFGKPRTITHLVGEALVENNLEKAVGVYIGNPQGDESDENRLARQAYDDGNYEESLNLMGKGMRYEKMMLKELVRESKRGELTDKSYMNALHALPKPLQRMFVHAYQSYLFNEAVSKRVEMGINKYVEGDIVIDTEDHIVRDKTSEEFQELIDNFKASPTCPLYGTKVPFADGDVGEMEKDILKNYNITKEDFEVSKMPRLGSHGLRRSMRFQVWDASAIPTDEGVLCEFSIDKGSYATAVLREIMKKDVI; from the coding sequence ATGTTGAATGCTAATGCTTATGTTACAGCTCAAAAAGGTATTGGTGGCTCAATTAGAAACCAATATGAAGATTTTTACGTTGAAGAAATTCCTGAAATCGTTCCTGATGGTGAAGGACCTAATGTTTATGTGTGGATTGAAAAGTTAGGAAGAACCACTCTGGATGTTGTTTTAGATATTGCCCGTGATTTGCATATTTCAAGAAAAAGAATGGGCTTTGCAGGAATGAAAGATAAAAAAGCCATTACTCGCCAGTGGATTTGTATTGCAAATATGGATTCCGAGGAGCAATTCCAGCAAGTTGAAAACCTGGATATTTATAAAACTGATTTTTTAAAAGTTGTTCGGGGTCGTAAAAAACTCAGAATGGGTCAGCTTAAAGGGAATAAATTCAAAATTCTTGTTAAGGATTTGGATGACATTGAAAAAAGTGTAGATATTGCAAATGAGGTTTTAAAAGAGCTTCAATCAACCGGGGTTCCTAATTACTTCGGATGGCAAAGATTTGGAAAACCAAGAACAATAACTCATTTAGTTGGGGAGGCCCTTGTTGAAAACAATCTCGAAAAAGCTGTTGGAGTTTATATTGGCAATCCTCAGGGGGATGAATCAGATGAAAACCGGTTGGCAAGACAGGCCTATGATGATGGAAATTATGAAGAATCCCTTAATTTAATGGGTAAAGGAATGCGTTATGAAAAAATGATGCTTAAAGAATTGGTTAGGGAGTCAAAAAGAGGAGAATTAACAGACAAATCTTACATGAATGCATTGCATGCACTTCCAAAACCATTACAAAGAATGTTTGTTCATGCTTATCAATCTTATTTATTCAATGAAGCTGTAAGCAAAAGGGTTGAAATGGGAATCAACAAGTATGTTGAAGGGGATATTGTAATTGACACAGAAGACCATATTGTCCGTGATAAAACTTCTGAAGAATTTCAGGAATTGATAGATAACTTCAAAGCCAGTCCCACTTGTCCATTATACGGTACAAAAGTTCCTTTTGCTGATGGTGATGTTGGCGAGATGGAAAAAGATATTTTAAAAAATTATAATATTACAAAAGAAGACTTTGAAGTTTCAAAAATGCCTCGTTTGGGAAGCCATGGTCTTAGAAGATCCATGAGGTTCCAGGTATGGGATGCATCAGCTATTCCAACTGACGAGGGTGTTTTATGCGAATTTTCAATTGATAAAGGTTCTTATGCTACTGCTGTTTTAAGAGAAATAATGAAAAAAGATGTTATTTAG
- a CDS encoding AIR synthase-related protein, which translates to MDIEGFVRSRINDYDYDELASILSVRIREYKKISEENSVEMAKAVIDEVSTTLKLQESNDEFLKEIANVNKADVLMGEMGVGSRGAGDFFVHRKIAEIVSSTNTASLVNPSEQDDGGVVKAKANNDEVYITTAVDGIHSRLSEYPFLGGFHVTRATLRDVCVMGADPVAILSDVHLADDGDVAKIFDFTAGVAAVSELVDVPIVAGSTLRVGGDMVLGDRFVSAVGSVGVSNYPPTARKGATEGDVILLTEGSGGGTITTTALYNGFFDVVWDTMNVNFVQASHALFEADLVKDIHAMTDVTNGGLRGDAHEISNTTGVGLEFYEKEIRDMVAPNVLNMLETLNIDPLGVSTDSLMLIAPPEIIGDIKKAVSKYNVAISEIGVVNNSGEPILIKEDSSEEKLVPLFREAAYTKIKKLVGETTPEDFEEMKEKVQKASDAAIAKKEKVINHIRAN; encoded by the coding sequence ATGGATATTGAAGGTTTTGTAAGGTCTAGAATTAATGATTATGATTATGATGAGTTAGCGAGTATTTTATCTGTAAGAATTAGGGAATATAAGAAAATTTCTGAAGAAAACTCTGTTGAAATGGCAAAAGCTGTTATTGATGAGGTTTCAACAACTCTTAAATTGCAGGAAAGCAATGATGAATTTTTAAAAGAAATAGCCAATGTTAACAAGGCGGATGTTTTAATGGGTGAAATGGGAGTAGGGTCCCGTGGAGCCGGTGACTTTTTTGTTCACAGAAAAATTGCAGAAATAGTTTCTTCAACCAACACAGCATCACTTGTAAATCCGTCAGAACAGGATGATGGAGGGGTTGTTAAAGCCAAAGCAAACAATGATGAAGTTTATATTACGACAGCTGTTGATGGAATCCATTCACGTTTAAGCGAATATCCATTTTTAGGAGGTTTTCACGTAACAAGAGCAACACTTAGGGATGTTTGTGTTATGGGTGCAGATCCTGTTGCAATTTTAAGTGATGTTCATTTGGCTGATGACGGGGATGTTGCTAAAATATTTGACTTTACAGCAGGTGTTGCGGCAGTATCCGAACTGGTCGATGTTCCTATTGTGGCCGGAAGCACATTGCGTGTCGGCGGTGACATGGTTTTAGGTGATAGATTTGTTTCTGCCGTGGGAAGTGTTGGTGTTTCAAACTATCCTCCAACTGCAAGGAAAGGAGCAACGGAAGGGGACGTTATTCTTTTAACTGAAGGTTCCGGTGGAGGAACTATTACAACAACTGCTCTATACAATGGATTTTTTGATGTTGTATGGGATACTATGAATGTAAACTTTGTTCAGGCATCACATGCTCTATTTGAAGCAGATTTGGTAAAGGATATTCATGCAATGACTGATGTGACAAATGGGGGGCTTAGAGGAGATGCTCATGAAATATCAAATACGACCGGTGTCGGATTGGAGTTTTATGAAAAAGAAATCAGGGACATGGTTGCTCCAAATGTATTAAATATGCTTGAAACTTTAAACATTGATCCTTTAGGTGTTTCAACCGATTCATTAATGTTAATAGCACCTCCGGAAATTATCGGCGATATCAAAAAGGCCGTTTCCAAATATAATGTGGCAATATCTGAAATAGGTGTTGTTAATAATTCTGGCGAACCGATTTTAATTAAAGAAGACTCCAGTGAGGAAAAACTCGTTCCATTATTCAGAGAAGCAGCATATACTAAAATTAAAAAGTTGGTTGGCGAGACAACTCCTGAAGACTTTGAAGAGATGAAAGAAAAAGTTCAAAAGGCTTCTGATGCAGCTATTGCTAAAAAAGAAAAAGTGATTAATCATATTCGTGCAAATTAA
- the hisH gene encoding imidazole glycerol phosphate synthase subunit HisH, with product MITIIDYKSGNLKSISNGFKKIGVDYQITDDEEVISDSDYLVLPGVGAFGSAMENLRPFEGVIHEHVADDKPFLGICLGQQVLMSSSEEAIGIKGLDLFKGHVKLLSGDVKIPHMGWNKLKVVNDSPILEGTDGEFFYFVHSYHVVPDDESIIAGICDYGGDIVASLSQNNLFSTQFHPEKSGSAGLKILKNFTNLEI from the coding sequence ATGATTACGATTATTGATTATAAAAGCGGAAATTTAAAAAGTATTTCAAACGGATTTAAAAAAATTGGCGTTGATTACCAGATTACAGATGATGAGGAGGTCATTTCAGATAGTGACTATCTGGTTTTGCCGGGTGTAGGTGCATTTGGAAGCGCAATGGAAAATTTAAGACCATTTGAAGGTGTAATTCATGAACATGTTGCAGATGACAAACCGTTTTTAGGAATTTGTCTTGGCCAACAAGTTTTAATGAGTTCAAGTGAAGAAGCAATTGGTATTAAAGGACTGGATTTATTTAAAGGTCATGTCAAGTTATTGTCAGGGGATGTTAAGATTCCTCATATGGGCTGGAATAAGTTGAAGGTAGTTAATGATTCTCCAATATTGGAGGGAACCGATGGTGAATTTTTCTATTTTGTACACTCTTATCATGTTGTTCCGGATGATGAAAGCATCATTGCAGGTATTTGTGACTATGGTGGAGACATTGTAGCTAGTTTAAGTCAGAACAACTTGTTTTCAACACAGTTCCACCCAGAAAAAAGTGGAAGTGCTGGTCTTAAAATTTTAAAGAATTTTACTAATTTGGAGATATAA
- the cfbD gene encoding Ni-sirohydrochlorin a,c-diamide reductive cyclase catalytic subunit, with amino-acid sequence MHPRPSPIAASLYTLRDMNVDVIIMHGPNGCCFRTGRLLESDGVRVLTTAMAENDFILGAGEKLEETLIKAYDMFNPDLMGVVGTCASMIIGEDLKEAISNADLPCTVIPVESHGGSGEGDNTVGAIMVLESAVECGVILQEEADRQIRMLEKATEVEKTRGMAQGKYIKPDFGDSKEKVAKIVVEAIRDGKNVAFVHNAKKETSFLFADIINFDYKEIGDNKPIIVANLDENIGLERIRGHARNIKEALPMDIDYITGGLDEYPITGNIAAEYLKDKDLDLIVVFGVPHAFPIEEFDTESIAITDGPRLVEPLKELGFTHVVAELDAHSKTLGTDEIVFSDFGGMIRSTIGWLDE; translated from the coding sequence ATGCATCCAAGACCAAGTCCAATTGCAGCATCTCTTTATACTTTAAGAGACATGAATGTTGATGTTATAATTATGCACGGGCCTAATGGTTGTTGTTTTAGAACAGGAAGACTTTTAGAAAGTGACGGGGTGAGAGTCTTAACAACTGCAATGGCTGAAAATGATTTTATTTTAGGAGCCGGCGAAAAGCTTGAAGAAACTTTAATTAAAGCTTATGACATGTTCAATCCAGATTTAATGGGTGTTGTAGGCACTTGTGCAAGTATGATTATTGGTGAAGATTTAAAAGAAGCTATTTCTAATGCTGATTTGCCATGTACTGTCATACCTGTTGAATCTCACGGAGGATCTGGTGAAGGGGATAATACTGTTGGTGCAATTATGGTTTTAGAATCGGCAGTAGAATGTGGTGTTATCCTACAGGAAGAAGCTGATAGACAAATTAGAATGCTTGAAAAAGCTACTGAAGTTGAAAAAACTCGTGGAATGGCACAAGGGAAATACATTAAACCTGACTTTGGCGACTCCAAAGAAAAAGTTGCTAAAATCGTCGTCGAAGCTATTAGGGATGGTAAAAATGTAGCTTTTGTTCACAACGCCAAAAAAGAAACTTCATTTTTATTTGCAGATATTATCAATTTTGATTATAAAGAAATTGGGGATAATAAACCTATTATTGTTGCAAATCTTGATGAAAATATTGGTCTTGAAAGAATCAGAGGTCATGCAAGAAATATCAAGGAGGCCTTGCCAATGGATATTGATTATATTACTGGCGGGCTTGATGAATATCCGATTACAGGAAATATTGCGGCTGAATACTTAAAAGATAAGGATTTGGATTTGATTGTTGTATTTGGCGTTCCTCATGCATTTCCGATTGAAGAATTTGACACAGAATCCATTGCAATTACTGACGGGCCTCGTTTAGTGGAACCTTTAAAAGAATTGGGATTTACTCATGTTGTTGCAGAACTCGATGCACACTCAAAAACTCTAGGAACTGATGAAATTGTATTTTCTGACTTTGGTGGTATGATTAGATCAACAATTGGATGGTTGGACGAATGA
- a CDS encoding C-GCAxxG-C-C family protein, whose translation MKLDKKILEEKIRQYRESKSCSESTLTGLCEVAELPISQGEMTTIACGFAGGIGGTFDEGTCGALTGALMANGLALDDCEKIKNNAKEIFKTFKEEYGSVCCGTITSNGEDKSQCVDCCVFIANKLADLWGE comes from the coding sequence ATGAAACTTGACAAAAAAATTTTAGAGGAAAAAATCAGGCAGTATAGGGAATCTAAAAGCTGTTCTGAATCAACATTAACAGGCCTGTGTGAAGTGGCGGAACTCCCTATAAGTCAGGGCGAAATGACCACAATAGCTTGCGGGTTTGCAGGAGGAATCGGAGGAACATTTGATGAAGGAACATGCGGTGCCCTTACCGGTGCTTTAATGGCAAACGGATTGGCTTTAGATGACTGTGAAAAAATAAAAAATAATGCAAAAGAAATATTCAAGACATTTAAAGAAGAATATGGAAGCGTGTGCTGCGGTACAATAACCAGCAATGGAGAAGATAAATCCCAATGCGTTGACTGCTGTGTATTCATTGCAAATAAGCTTGCAGATTTGTGGGGCGAATAA
- a CDS encoding lipopolysaccharide assembly protein LapB encodes MDAVTKEKLKLAQRFRKENRNDEAEDIFREFWQTSPKDFSEFNKTTFSWILYNKYIKNNENIDEIVENGELITKLKKQEDQTKNSKYPCPYTLAVLKVLEALNKNNDFEEVMMWAETLNPDYLSSKAIDFNGRKYPSNKEKYYSQLTKALLKLDDVDACYELSKEALQLDELTDEIWFKWRLAKCANEIGEYDEAIGYLKEIITKKQDWYIKAEIANSYYFKGDFENSLSYAIDAALTTAPSESKVNVYSLIADLIEDEYPEEAMQNRYLEYSIRLKKQWKIDDRLTEKIENAGLDTENKEYLKIENNLKNFWNDLKYKNQEIHYGIISKILPHGKAGFIQSEEGNSYFFKKYEFKGNMNQFREMTSVSFYLKEGYDKSKNEVKMNAVNINTI; translated from the coding sequence ATGGATGCCGTTACCAAAGAAAAATTGAAATTAGCTCAAAGATTCAGAAAAGAAAACCGGAATGATGAAGCAGAAGATATTTTCAGAGAATTTTGGCAAACTTCACCTAAAGATTTCTCTGAATTTAATAAAACTACTTTTAGTTGGATTTTATACAACAAATACATTAAAAATAATGAAAATATTGATGAAATTGTTGAAAATGGAGAGTTAATTACAAAGCTTAAAAAACAAGAAGACCAAACAAAAAACAGCAAATATCCATGCCCATACACTTTGGCTGTTTTAAAAGTCCTTGAAGCATTAAATAAAAATAATGACTTTGAAGAAGTGATGATGTGGGCCGAAACACTTAATCCTGATTATTTAAGTTCAAAAGCCATTGATTTTAATGGTAGAAAATACCCTTCCAATAAAGAGAAATATTACAGTCAATTAACCAAAGCTCTTTTAAAGCTTGATGATGTTGATGCCTGTTATGAATTATCAAAAGAGGCACTCCAATTAGATGAGTTAACTGATGAGATTTGGTTTAAATGGAGATTGGCAAAGTGTGCAAATGAAATTGGAGAATATGACGAGGCAATCGGATATCTTAAAGAAATTATAACCAAAAAGCAAGATTGGTATATTAAAGCTGAAATTGCAAATAGCTATTATTTCAAAGGAGATTTTGAAAACTCATTATCTTATGCAATTGATGCTGCTCTAACCACTGCTCCAAGTGAAAGTAAAGTAAACGTTTATTCATTGATTGCTGATTTAATTGAAGATGAATATCCCGAAGAGGCCATGCAGAACAGATATTTGGAATACAGCATTAGACTTAAAAAACAATGGAAAATCGATGACAGGCTAACTGAAAAAATTGAAAATGCAGGTCTCGATACTGAAAATAAGGAATATCTAAAAATTGAAAACAATCTTAAAAATTTCTGGAATGATTTAAAATATAAAAATCAGGAAATCCATTATGGAATAATAAGTAAAATATTGCCTCATGGAAAAGCAGGATTCATCCAAAGTGAAGAGGGCAACTCTTATTTCTTTAAAAAATATGAATTTAAAGGGAATATGAATCAGTTTAGAGAAATGACAAGCGTTAGTTTCTACCTTAAAGAAGGATATGACAAATCCAAAAACGAAGTAAAAATGAATGCCGTAAACATCAATACCATTTAA
- a CDS encoding TIGR04076 family protein, producing the protein MPNIKNIKGKRGFVMKKVRITVMRKVRHDDLIEEYENPLEHECDVEEGQVFIANGWLKPDNFCDSAWESLSPFVMALANGASDFYDGWMKNKKSAMISCNDGFRPVSFLLETLDEDAE; encoded by the coding sequence ATGCCGAATATAAAAAATATTAAAGGCAAACGGGGATTTGTCATGAAAAAGGTAAGGATTACAGTCATGAGAAAAGTTAGGCATGATGATTTAATTGAGGAATATGAAAATCCTCTGGAACATGAATGTGATGTTGAAGAAGGGCAAGTTTTCATTGCAAACGGTTGGTTAAAACCGGATAATTTCTGTGATAGTGCATGGGAGAGTCTTTCACCTTTTGTAATGGCTCTAGCTAACGGAGCCAGTGATTTTTATGATGGTTGGATGAAGAATAAAAAATCTGCAATGATTTCATGTAATGACGGATTTAGGCCGGTAAGTTTTCTTTTAGAAACTTTAGATGAAGATGCAGAATAA
- a CDS encoding redox-regulated ATPase YchF, with translation MLQIAVCGKPNVGKSSFFNSATASAVEMANYPFTTIDANKAVAHVIKDCPCKELEVTCNPHNSICIDGKRLLPIELIDVAGLVPGAHEGKGLGNKFLDDLMQAKVFIHVIDASGSTDIEGNPVDAGSHDPLEDIQFLEEEIVMWMYGILSRNWVRLVRKVGAEHLDIAKVLFDQLSGTGIAIEDIIEAKRNIEPDYNKWEEQDLIDLTRNILKIAKPMMIIANKADLPTSAKNIERIKEKYPNVIPTSAESEIALVKAAEAGLISYVSGDDHFEILQSDKLNPNQLKALEYIQTSILDKYGSTGVQDALNYGIFELLNRIVVYPVQDENKYTDQKGNVLPDGFLVPSGTTPRELAYIVHTDIGDKFMHAVDARKKMRVASDYELKDGDIISIVTRG, from the coding sequence ATGCTTCAAATTGCAGTTTGTGGAAAACCGAATGTAGGAAAATCCTCTTTTTTTAATTCAGCAACAGCATCTGCAGTAGAAATGGCGAATTATCCATTTACAACAATCGATGCCAATAAAGCTGTTGCTCATGTAATTAAGGATTGTCCATGTAAAGAGTTAGAAGTTACCTGTAATCCTCACAATTCAATCTGTATAGATGGGAAAAGATTGTTGCCTATTGAATTAATTGATGTTGCGGGACTAGTTCCTGGGGCTCATGAAGGAAAAGGATTAGGTAACAAATTTTTAGATGATTTAATGCAAGCTAAAGTATTTATCCATGTTATCGATGCTTCAGGTTCAACAGATATTGAAGGAAATCCTGTTGATGCCGGAAGTCATGATCCATTAGAAGACATTCAATTTTTGGAAGAGGAAATTGTAATGTGGATGTATGGAATTTTATCAAGAAATTGGGTAAGGCTTGTAAGAAAGGTTGGTGCAGAACATTTGGATATTGCAAAAGTATTATTTGACCAACTGTCAGGTACTGGAATAGCTATTGAAGATATTATTGAGGCTAAAAGAAATATTGAACCTGATTATAATAAATGGGAAGAACAAGATTTAATTGACTTAACAAGGAATATTTTAAAAATTGCCAAACCAATGATGATTATTGCAAACAAAGCAGATCTGCCAACCTCAGCTAAAAATATTGAAAGAATTAAAGAAAAATATCCTAATGTGATTCCGACTTCAGCAGAATCTGAAATAGCACTTGTTAAAGCAGCAGAAGCAGGTTTAATTTCATATGTTTCAGGTGATGACCATTTTGAAATTTTACAGTCTGATAAGTTAAATCCTAATCAGCTTAAAGCACTTGAATATATTCAAACCAGCATTTTAGATAAATATGGAAGTACTGGAGTTCAGGATGCTCTAAATTATGGTATTTTCGAATTATTGAATAGAATAGTTGTTTATCCAGTTCAGGACGAAAACAAATACACAGATCAAAAAGGCAATGTTTTGCCGGATGGTTTTTTAGTTCCAAGCGGAACAACTCCAAGGGAACTTGCATACATTGTACACACTGATATTGGTGATAAATTCATGCATGCAGTTGATGCAAGAAAAAAAATGCGTGTAGCTAGTGATTATGAACTAAAAGACGGGGATATAATCAGTATTGTAACAAGAGGTTAA
- a CDS encoding metallophosphoesterase, whose translation MNNDDIDRPQAMKIRQGIQDAITYSLPDKKFKPEKIDLVEIDLEVDNLGWNFHNFRVLNLTDIHLGQWINPEYLDELVNYVNSLNIDLITLTGDYFSYVTDGYEKSLENSFKKLKAKNGKFGVLGNHDHWMGASKVRRIFKESEVVDLSNDVHTLEKNGDFLNMCGVDSCTVCADNLNKVISKIKDDTPSILLSHEPDFATESSKTNKFDLQISGHSHGGQFIIPKVETTPFRGPNSRKFPVGLYKVGNMMQYTSKGLGTNSFRMRINCKPEITIITLKTNKKQKIEIE comes from the coding sequence ATGAATAATGATGATATTGACCGCCCGCAGGCTATGAAAATCCGTCAAGGAATTCAGGACGCAATAACCTATTCCCTTCCGGATAAAAAGTTTAAACCTGAAAAAATCGATTTAGTGGAAATTGATTTGGAAGTGGACAATCTCGGTTGGAATTTTCATAATTTCAGGGTTTTGAATTTAACGGACATTCATTTAGGCCAATGGATTAATCCGGAATACCTTGATGAACTTGTCAATTATGTCAATAGCTTAAATATCGATTTAATTACATTGACCGGAGATTATTTTTCATATGTGACAGATGGCTATGAAAAATCCTTAGAAAATTCATTTAAAAAATTAAAGGCAAAAAATGGCAAATTTGGCGTTTTGGGAAATCATGACCATTGGATGGGTGCTTCAAAGGTCAGAAGAATTTTTAAAGAGTCAGAAGTTGTGGATTTAAGCAATGATGTCCACACCCTTGAAAAAAATGGTGATTTTTTAAACATGTGTGGTGTTGATTCCTGTACTGTTTGTGCAGATAATCTGAATAAGGTAATATCTAAAATAAAAGATGATACTCCAAGCATTTTGCTTTCCCACGAACCGGATTTTGCAACAGAATCATCCAAAACAAATAAATTTGATCTGCAAATTTCAGGCCATTCACATGGAGGGCAGTTCATAATTCCAAAAGTTGAAACAACACCTTTTAGAGGTCCGAACTCTAGAAAATTCCCTGTTGGCCTTTATAAAGTTGGAAATATGATGCAATATACAAGTAAAGGACTTGGAACCAATTCGTTTAGAATGAGGATTAACTGTAAACCTGAAATTACAATAATCACATTAAAAACAAATAAAAAGCAGAAAATAGAGATAGAATGA